The window tcggggcgtgaaccagtgaacagatctcttgtctctcctctctcctcctctctgcaaatctacctttccaataaaaatgaataaatctttcaaaagacagAGCGTGAACCTCCCTCTAGCACATGTGTATTTAGGAGCCTTCGCTtgagcagccagcagctggtcATGTGACACGTGTGACACACGAGCTTCCCGATTGCAGATCACGTTCCGAGCAGAGCGAGGGCGCCCCAGAGGGACAGCAGCTCTGTGTCTGACTTAGCTTTACCCCGCACACGTAATCACTAATGGCTGGGCAGTCTCAGGCACACGTTCAGTGCCCGCTCCCAGACACCCGACAACATGCCCTGGATGCTGTTCAGACACGTGCTGAACAAAGAGAGGGGAAACACACGGAGCAGCTGCAAACACTGCACAGTCATCTTCAGCGCGTTTATTTGAGTGGCGCATCAGCAGGACCGCAATCAGCATCGAGCCAAGACATTTCCTAGAAGCCTTTCCTTACCGTTGACACAAGGCCAGTGAGCTCAGACAAGCCCAGCCCCTCTGCTGCACGGGAGTAAAGCAGTCCATGGATACGAACTGCACCTCGTGTAGCAGTCTTCCGCAGTGGCAACTCTGACTTGATCTTACTGCTAGGAACCCGTACCAGGCTGCTGAGCTGCCCCGTCAGTGACGCTCCCCTGAGGGCTGCACGCTCATCACGCCTTGTGTCCCGGAGGGATCAGGTGCTCCGGGAGGTCCACCTGGAACACATCCTTCCCTCCTGGCCAAGGGACGGGCCGCAGCAGCCACCTGGGGTTGGAGATGGCTGTCAGGTACTTCTGCTGGAGGTTGGTCAGGAGAGCCTGGCTTTCCAGTTCCACAACCTCCTGAGGAGCCAAGTCCTCGGGGCACTGCCATGTCTCCCCAATGTCAACGAGCCCTgtgcagagagagagacgcaCCGCTGACGCTGCCTTCCCTGCACAGGGCCTACTGTGTAACCACGGGGCTGTGGGAGCTGTGCAGTGCTGCTGACCAAGCTGACGTCAGCGAGGGGCATGCGTGAGCAGGCTCCTTGTCACTGAGCACGCATGACATTCTCACAAGGGCTCGGGGAGCCCTGGGCGAGGCAGACAGAAGGCTCCCGAAAAAAAGGCGGCCCTCGTTGGGGCTGCAAAAGCGAAGCATGGGTCCCAGCGCCACTGCTGATAGGGTGCCAACAGGCAACAGGAagcccaagcaggtggcaggtgatagGAGACAGGCGTTGCAAGAGAGGAGGCCTCTCGCACTGAGAGGCGAGGGGACGCGCCCGGGACACTGATGGCCCTGGAGGTGGGGCAGGCCCGTGAGGCCAGGCAGGAAGCCTGCCCCGGGAGGGCACCAGACATGCTCTGGACTGCACTGCACTTGCTCCCACGCACACCTGCGTGCACACGCACACAAAGATGCCACATGCGGACACGAACCTAAGGCAGCCCGTCAGACTCCGATGGGAAAATGAGGCCCCCGGCTACCTGTCCCAAGGCATGCTGCTTCAGCACACCGCACAAACACACCCACTGGTTCCCAGGAAAGCCACTGCCAAGCTCAGGTACCTGTTCACTCACCGGCTACCACTCCCCGGCCGAACCTCTCTCCTTCCTGAAGCAAGGCCTGGATCTGGGCGGGAGTCATCCCGAGTCTTTCCACCAGCAGTTCCTGCCAGGCCACGTCTTCCCAGTCCCGGTGGGCGATGTGGACGGCGATGGTACGGTTCCGGTGGCCGCTAAGCAGAGGACGCCACCGCGTCTCCACAGTCTTGACTCCGTTTAACACAAAGCCCGCATAAGGCTGTCGGAAGGAGAGGCAGCCAAACTTCATCTCTCGCCAGCTCCCagggccctgggggtggggggcctgCGGAAACACAGAATCACATGCCAGCCCTCCATTTTCGCAGCCAGGGAGCCTGACCGTTCCTCCACGCCTCCCCTGAGACGTGGTCACCAAGCCGCACTGACCTCACGGCTTGCCGCCTTCCACTGGCCATCACTTACTCACGGAGGGCCCGCATCGTGCAGGCACGGAACAAGAGCCTGGGCTCACGCAGCTCCACCAGACGGGGCCTctggggagcttggggaacaGGGCAGCACAGGAAAGGTCCAGCAATGATGGCGCGTGGTGAATGCTACAACTGGGGTCACCAAGCTCAAGGGACCGCAGAGGAAGGCAGGCCCCCTTGGTTGCGTGAGGGTTGGGGCTGCACAGCCAACGggggcaggcactgcagccacCGCCTCTCCCCGCAGAGGCGCCATGCTGGGTTCTGCTTCTCTTCCCGCCCCCCACCCTTGCCAATGCGCTCAGCTCCCAGGCACCGCTGCCCCACCACAAGGTCGGCCTGGTTCTGCTcggctcccccccacccccagggctgctgaggacaaagccttgggagcccagCTCAGCACACATCTCCgatggctgccaccaggtgggCCTCCTGATCCCACCAGCCCTCAAGGACCTGCCCCACGGGTGCAGCTGAGAAAGGAATAGTGAGCGAGAGGAGGGGCCCCCAGTGAGTGTGCCTCTGCTAGAGCCAGCCCCGGGCCTGTGATCCTGCAGTtcaacccttgccttgcacagcaGGATCTGCTCCCAGGCCCCTCGGGGCTGAGGAGTGACAGCACAGCCACCTGGGCCCTGCTTTCACACTGCCACACCTTGGTCCTTGCTGCTTCCGCGCGTCCCTTGGCACGGCATCAGCTCGCTCTGAGCAGCAGGCAGTACCGTGCAGCAAAGGCAGCAGCAGTCCTCAGGGACAGGGAACCACGAGCTGGAAGCCCAAACCTCAGCCCGAGCACCAGATCGCTGGCAGCCTCGGTTTGCACGTGGCTGGGAGGACGGAGACCAGGCACTGAGAGCCCCCAGGCAGGACCTGGCCTCTGATCAGACACTCACCCAAGGTGGCAACTCTCATCATCACCATCTTCTTCACTGGgccagcagccccctccccagcgcTCCACCCCACCCGGGAGCCATCTTCCTCCACTCCGGCTTGAGCCTCCCTGTCGTCTCAGCGAGGACAGGAGCTTACCAGTGTTCGTGTCCTGGAGCTTTGAGCAAATGGGCCCGCCCTCAGAAGACCAGGCGCGGTCGGGAGGGAAGCTACCCGGGCTTCACCGCTTTCCTGCAGGCAGGCCTGCAGGCCCCGCTGACCCCCATCCCCCTTCCCCGGGCTCCTCAGGCCCAGCCGGGATGCCCAAACCCTGCCCCTGCCCGTGCAGCTCACTCCAGGCCCAGTCCCGCTGCTGTGCGCACTCTGTATTGCTGCTTCTGACTCCTGCCAGGAAACTCTGCTTCCAGAGAACGAAGCCTGCACACTCCTCGTTGCAGGAGGACACATGCTTCTCTGAGCCCAGGCGCCTTTCTCTGAGCCGCGGCACAGCAGGCAGCCGCGCACGGGGCGGTCATGGGCTCCCGCTAACTCCTCTTGCTCCTCACCAACCAACAGTTCCCAACAGGCACCCACGACCGACCACCATCAGTTCTGCAGTCCCGACGTGGCGCTCCACTCTCCTGACCAGCTCccggccaggcttcctgctgaccTGCTCTGCCTCCCCAGACACAGGCCGCTCCTTCTCAGTCCCAGCCTTACCAGGCCAGGTCACAGCCCAGACTTGGGACCCTATCTGGGGCTACCCCGAGATGACCTGCCTCCACCTAAGTGGCGTCACCATCTACCTGGGGCTGCTGCTCCACACCTATAGGCCACccaccctccccttccttccagtCCCCACGGCACATGGCGCTGCCTCAAACCTTCTCTGGACCTCACCCCTTTCCACAAGCCTCCATGGTCACCATTCGCTGCCTGCCCCCATCACCTGGGCAGCGTTCTCAGGGCCTTGGCTGGTGCCCTCTGCCTCGCCTGTCCATGCCGTGGTGGATGGCCTTGGAACGGGGACAACTGGGGCCCGCCACTAAGGCCCTCCTGCACGGAGCGCAAGAGCCTGCCATTTCTCCCTGGGGCAATCCTTCAGGGTCTGCTGCCCGGGCCGCTTCCTGCATTCCTGTCGCCCGCACCCCACCGCTCTGCAGCCACATGCCTCACATCCACCCAGGGCACACGCCAACTCCACCCCCAGCCCAAGGCCTTCGTGGGCCGTGGTAAGTCCCACTGCATACTCAGAAAATGCCCACTTTGAAGGGCTAACCTGAGCACTGAGAATGCGTGGAAAGACGGGGCCTTCTCAGAGGTCACCATGTCGGAAGGACACGGGTCAACACCCAATGCAACCGGGACATGCAGAGACAGCTAGCCACATTCCCAGGGAGGACAGCGTGAGAAGAGGAAGGCAGACCAGAGAGGCTTCCTCACGGCAAGGAGCACCATCGagtcccaggcaggcagcagcaggcagcagcaggcggCAGCAGCAATAGGACACATCCTCACGGCCCTCGGGAGACAAGGACCCCGCCAGTAACACCGTGTTCTCCGACTTCAGGGCCCCCCGAGCTGTGTGGCACAGCAGCGTGCTGCCGTTGACCCAGCGCGGCGTTGCACACCCACCCTCAGCTATGGGACACTGCCTGAGCACGTCACGGGGCAGAGCGCCCTCCTCCCACGACCCGCACCGTGAGCACTCTGGATCGGAACACCTTCCCCTGCCTCCATCCTCACTGCCTCTGTGCTGTAGCACCGCTGTTCATCTCAGAGCCGGGCGAGCCACTGCTCCACAGACACGGGGAGACTCGCACGCTGCTTTCCGTTTTCTGCCACGAGCAATGGCATCGGCCCTGACATTCCCTGAGGCCGTGGTGCAGAGGCTGCCTCTCAGAGCGAGCGCATCGAAGACGCTGCCCTGCGCCACCCACGGCCTCGCACAAAGCCTCACCAGGGTATACTGCACTCACCAAGGGAGGCTCTCACACACCTGTCAGCCCTGAccagggtgctgctgctgctgctgggtgacAGAGTCACCCCAGCCCTGGACTCGGAGTTACTTCTGAGGGGGCCTGAGTACAGAAACCGTGGTCCAGCCATTTCTACTTGTACTCAGAGATGCAACAAGGACGTGGGTCTGCCCAGCCCCTCAGCTTCCCAGGCACGTCACCACAATCCCACGTGACCTGCACAGGTGTGGTGCAGGCGCCCAGAACCGAGGCA is drawn from Ochotona princeps isolate mOchPri1 chromosome X, mOchPri1.hap1, whole genome shotgun sequence and contains these coding sequences:
- the EOLA2 gene encoding protein EOLA2, translating into MKFGCLSFRQPYAGFVLNGVKTVETRWRPLLSGHRNRTIAVHIAHRDWEDVAWQELLVERLGMTPAQIQALLQEGERFGRGVVAGLVDIGETWQCPEDLAPQEVVELESQALLTNLQQKYLTAISNPRWLLRPVPWPGGKDVFQVDLPEHLIPPGHKA